A portion of the Flavobacterium limnophilum genome contains these proteins:
- the hemG gene encoding menaquinone-dependent protoporphyrinogen IX dehydrogenase, translating to MKLLILYGTTEGQTRKIAHFMKAVLQNAGHQTTIVDTTANPPSPKEYDAVLIGSSIHMHKYQSAVNHYIKKHADELNLMPGAFFSVSLAVASGMKEELQEVQKITNDFLEHTGWKPLMTTQIAGALKYTEYDYFKRLIMKMISKKEGGATDTSQDYEYTNWDEVTQFTNEFANKVSQKLLSQL from the coding sequence ATGAAACTACTTATTCTTTATGGCACAACTGAAGGGCAAACCCGCAAGATTGCCCATTTTATGAAAGCTGTTTTACAGAATGCTGGACATCAAACAACAATTGTAGACACGACAGCAAATCCTCCTTCACCAAAAGAGTATGATGCTGTTCTAATTGGTTCTTCGATACACATGCACAAATACCAGTCTGCCGTGAATCATTATATTAAAAAACACGCTGACGAATTGAATCTAATGCCGGGGGCTTTCTTTTCTGTCTCTCTTGCCGTGGCATCCGGAATGAAGGAGGAACTTCAAGAAGTTCAAAAAATAACAAACGATTTTCTGGAACATACTGGATGGAAGCCCTTGATGACTACTCAAATAGCTGGCGCTTTAAAATACACCGAGTACGATTACTTTAAACGTCTTATCATGAAAATGATTTCTAAAAAAGAAGGAGGAGCAACCGATACCTCACAGGATTACGAATACACCAATTGGGATGAAGTGACACAATTTACCAACGAATTTGCTAATAAAGTATCGCAAAAGCTTTTATCCCAGTTATAA
- a CDS encoding KilA-N domain-containing protein has product MAKSKTIVVKGTNVSILNYGVNDYISLTDIAKSRNNSEPFAVINNWMRSRSTIEFIGLWEKLCNIDFKPLEFERFKNEAGSNYFVLSPQRWISETNAIGIISKSGRYGGTFAHKDIAFEFASWISSEFKLYLIVEFQRLKDDENDRLKLEWSFQRTLAKVNYHIHTDAIKQNLIPAELDKTKINFV; this is encoded by the coding sequence ATGGCAAAAAGTAAAACAATAGTAGTAAAAGGAACAAATGTTTCAATTTTAAATTATGGTGTCAACGACTATATTTCATTGACGGATATTGCAAAATCTAGAAATAATTCAGAACCTTTTGCTGTCATTAATAATTGGATGCGAAGCAGAAGTACAATTGAATTTATTGGTTTATGGGAGAAACTCTGTAATATAGATTTTAAACCTCTCGAATTCGAGAGGTTTAAAAATGAAGCAGGAAGTAATTACTTTGTACTTTCGCCTCAACGTTGGATTTCTGAAACTAATGCTATTGGAATTATTTCAAAATCTGGAAGATATGGAGGTACTTTTGCCCACAAGGATATTGCTTTTGAATTTGCTTCTTGGATTTCATCTGAATTCAAATTATATCTTATAGTAGAATTCCAACGCCTAAAAGACGATGAAAACGATAGACTGAAATTAGAATGGAGTTTTCAACGTACATTGGCAAAAGTAAATTATCACATTCATACGGATGCCATTAAACAAAATCTTATTCCGGCGGAGCTTGATAAAACCAAAATCAATTTTGTGTAG
- a CDS encoding OmpA family protein, whose protein sequence is MKKLLFLCVAIAFTFTSRAQTEDKKWNVGLHAGVTQYSGDLGRDWYKTDNSMYGFGGLSVSRYLGKLFDVNLLLSKGTMGYHNGTTAGFRSDFNAVSINLRFNIVAPEYIIRPYVFAGAGAIQFDNTPDFHHEKYDFMLPSTGAGINIRLTPVIMLNLQETFMFSNHDGRDGVDNAAGKMAKKDSYVTHMAGLTFNMGNSVDTDQDGVSDKKDTCPGTPVGVTVDKMGCPLDKDADGVPDYMDNCPDIAGSKMLNGCPDKDNDGVEDSKDQCPDQAGTVALNGCPDTDKDGIADKEDKCPTVAGPKENGGCPVLDADKDGVADKDDDCPSVAGSISNRGCPEVTTEVIEKLKIQARSVFFNTGKSTFKTGDAATITSLDAMREILRNYPNAKFSIEGHTDSDGSNAFNQKLSEDRANAVRNALIEKGVKPDNLTAVGFGESKPVASNKTKTGKAQNRRTEVKHVGSIYQDKL, encoded by the coding sequence ATGAAAAAGTTACTATTTCTATGTGTAGCAATCGCTTTTACATTTACTTCAAGAGCACAAACGGAAGATAAAAAATGGAATGTTGGGTTACACGCAGGTGTTACTCAATACAGCGGTGATTTAGGTCGCGATTGGTACAAAACCGATAATTCGATGTATGGTTTTGGTGGGTTGTCAGTTTCCAGGTATTTAGGCAAATTATTTGACGTCAATCTATTGCTGTCAAAAGGAACTATGGGGTATCATAATGGTACAACTGCAGGTTTTAGATCGGATTTTAATGCGGTATCTATTAACTTGCGCTTCAATATCGTAGCACCAGAATATATTATAAGACCTTATGTATTTGCTGGAGCTGGAGCGATTCAATTTGATAACACACCTGATTTTCATCACGAAAAGTATGATTTTATGCTGCCATCAACGGGTGCGGGTATCAACATCAGATTGACTCCAGTTATTATGCTGAATCTGCAAGAAACATTCATGTTCTCCAACCATGACGGCCGTGATGGTGTTGACAATGCCGCTGGTAAAATGGCTAAAAAAGATTCCTATGTAACACACATGGCGGGCTTGACTTTCAATATGGGTAATTCTGTTGACACGGATCAAGATGGTGTTTCAGACAAAAAGGATACTTGCCCAGGAACCCCTGTGGGAGTTACTGTAGATAAAATGGGTTGTCCATTGGATAAAGATGCCGATGGCGTTCCAGATTATATGGACAATTGCCCAGATATTGCAGGTTCAAAAATGCTAAACGGTTGTCCAGATAAAGACAATGATGGTGTTGAAGATTCAAAAGACCAATGTCCAGACCAAGCAGGAACAGTTGCACTCAATGGTTGCCCTGATACTGACAAAGATGGTATTGCTGATAAAGAGGACAAATGTCCTACCGTAGCTGGTCCTAAAGAAAATGGCGGATGTCCAGTATTGGATGCTGACAAAGATGGCGTGGCTGATAAAGATGATGATTGTCCTAGTGTAGCTGGTTCTATTAGCAACAGAGGATGTCCTGAAGTAACTACAGAAGTTATTGAAAAGCTTAAAATTCAAGCTAGATCAGTTTTCTTTAATACTGGTAAATCAACTTTTAAAACTGGAGATGCTGCAACAATAACTAGTTTAGACGCTATGAGAGAAATCCTTAGAAACTATCCAAATGCAAAATTCAGTATTGAAGGTCATACAGATAGTGATGGATCTAATGCATTCAATCAAAAACTTTCTGAAGACAGAGCTAACGCTGTTAGAAATGCTTTAATTGAAAAAGGAGTTAAACCTGATAATTTGACTGCTGTAGGTTTTGGTGAATCTAAACCAGTTGCTTCAAACAAAACTAAAACTGG